CGCGCCAGCGACACTTACGTTGACGCCTACAACGGCGCCGGCTGGACCAACGCGCGTCAGCAGAACCTGTCCGACGCCGCCAGCTATTTTTCCCAATGCCTGAATCTGGACGCCAATTACAACGACGCGCTGGCGGGAAATTCGTTTTTAGCCCACGCCAGAAAGGACTACCAAACCGCGGTTCAGGACGGCAATAAAGTAGTCGCCAATGATCCCAACTGGGATTTTTCTCACGACGCCAATATCGACATTGTGGACGTTTACCTGGTGCTTGCGGAGAGCTATTTTGCCTTGCAGGATTTCACCAATAGCTTGTTGCAGGTGCAAAAAATTGATCCCACTTTTTCCGTTGACGTGAGCACGTATGAGGGAAAAGCGAAATTGGCGGACAAAATTGAAGCGCTGAGGAACGGGTAATTTTCCGGAACGCGGATGCACGCGAATCAAGTGGGTTCACACGGATTAAACAAAAGATCCGCGACAAGCGCTAAATCCGTGTGAATCCGTGTTCTATTTTTTTCCTCACCTCAGCAAAAATTATCCCGGCAGCAACAGACGCATTCAACGAATCCACCTTGCCGAACAAAGGAATGCGCACCAGAAAATCGCATTTTTCTCTGACCAGGCGGCGCAAGCCTTTGCCCTCGCTGCCAATGACCACGGCTAATGACGACGGAAATTTTGCCGCGTAAATTGTTTGCTCGGCGTCCTGATCCGCGCCGACGATCCAGATTCCTGCAGATTTGAGTTCGTCCATTGTGCGCGCTAAATTGGTCACGCGGACGATTGGCAAATGAGACGCGGCGCCGGCAGAGGTTTTCATCACTGTGGCGGATAGCCCGGCGGAGCGGTCTTTGGGAATAACGATGCCATGAAATCCGAGCGCTTCGGCGGAGCGAATGATGGCGCCCAGATTGTGGGGATCCTGAATTTCGTCAAGCAGCGCAATCAGGGGTTTTTCTTCCCGCTGTTCGGCAAGAGAAAAAATATCTTCTAATTCCGAATATTGAACATCAACGGTCAAAGCCACAAATCCCTGATGCCCGTCATGACCGACCAATTCGATCAATTTCTGCCGATCCACTTCGCGGACGGGAATTTTCGCCTGCCGCGCCTGCTGGATAATTTTCATGTCCGAAGGCGATTTCTTGCCGCGCAGCACAAAAATTTTGTTGAGCGGCTTTTTTGCCGCCAGCGCCTCGCGGATGGGATTTTTTCCGTAAACAATTTCCATCAGTTCAATGTTCGCAATTTATAATTCAACGTTGCCACTTCCTCAAGACTCGAAACTATTTTGCCCTCATCTCTTTCAGCCGGCGCAAAATTCCTTTTTTCACCTGCCGCGCGATGGGGATCGGCTCGTCGATTTCTATTTTTTCACCCAAAATCGCTTTTTCCGGATTTTCGATGAACAGCAAATTTGCCATTTTTTTGCCAAATTCTTCAGCAACCAATTCGTAACACTCGCGCAAAGTAACTGTTCGGCGATCAACTTTGTGACCATCGGAAGCAACGAAATGGACTGAATTGTGCTCTATCATTTGCATCGCAAATTCCTGAATCTCTTTGCCGAAGCGCCCACGCAGACTGCCTTCGTTCACCTGCATCAAATTCCCGCGCTGGATGTAATCATAAACAAAATCAGGCCGCTGCCGAAAACCAAAATTTCTTTCCGGGTGGGCAATAATAGGAATTTTCTCATCCGTAACAAACTCAAACAACTTCTCCGGTACAAAACGCGGAATGCTGTTCATGGGAAATTCGATGAGAAAATATTTTTTGTTATCATTGAATGTCGCAATGCGGTGTTCGAGAGAAGTGTCCGGCTGCGCCATAATTTCGCAGGCGAGAAAAATTTCTATTTTGATGCCCTGTTCTCGGACGCGTTTTTTTAATTCTTCGTAAATGTTGACAATTTTATTTTCTTCCCGAAAATGTGGTTCGCTCAAAATATGCGGCGTTGCCAGGATTTTCCTGATCCCCTCATTCGCTGCATTTTGCAACATTTTTAGTGACTGATCCCAGTTTTCCGCTCCGTCGTCAACGCCGGGCAAGATGTGAGAATGGAGGTCCACTAATGCACGTTTCATAATTCCAATCCTTTTTCAAAATCATTTTTCACAAACAGAAAGAAGACGGCACGATTGCAGGTTTGGAGAAATGGAGATCAGGGGCGTTGCTACCATTTATTTCAAATGAATCGCTTTCGCGAATTCAGCTATCATTCCGTTTCGCCGATTTCCTTCCAAAACATTTCCTGTTACAATAAATGACGCGCCGGCGGCGACTTTTTGCCGGGCAACGTCTGGGGATTTAATGCCGCCGCCGACAATCAACGGCGACTGACATACTTTTGCCACGCCGGAAATCATCTCATCCGGCACGGGCATGCGCGCGCCGCTGCCGGCTTCGAGATAGAGTAATTTCATGCCCAAAAATTCCGCCGCCAGACTGTGAGCGATGGCGATCTGCGTTTTATCGCGCGGAATGGGTTTAGTGTTGCTCATAAATTCCGCTGACGTCGAGATGCCGGATTCAATTAGCATGTAGCCCGTAGCAATCGTCTCCAGTCCCGTGGCTTTGATGACCGGCGCCGACATGACGTGCCTGCCGATGAGAAAATCCGGATTCCTGCCGCTGATGAGCGACATGAACAAAATCGCATCCGCGCGGGGAGAAACCTGTTGCACGCCGCCGGGGAAAATCACCACCGGCAGCGTCACGTTTTCTTTCAATTCATCAATTAATTTATCGAAAAATGGCATGGAAAGCAAACTTCCGCCGACAAAAATCACATCGGCGCCTTCAGTTTCTGCCTCTTTTGCCAGCGAAATGCTTTCCCCGGCAGATTGTTTGTCCGGATCGATGAGAATAATGTACCCGGCACCGCGCTGTTCTTTTATCGCCAGCAGCTTCTCCCACGTGGTCATGCGGCTATCCCTTTTCAACCTGGTCGCGTACAATTTTCTCCACTTCAGCCAGCGCATCGTTGAGCTTATCGACGTGTTTCGCGCCAGCCAATGCCATGTGAGGCCTGCCGCCGCCGCTGCCCCCGGCAATGGAAGCGACTTTTTTCACAATGTCTCCGGCCTTTAGATTTTTATTTTTAATCAAATCGTCAGTGATCACGCACAAAAAATTCACTTTATCATTCACCACAGCGCCGAGCACGCCAACGCCGGTTTTCATTTTCGAGCGCAAGACGTCGCCCATTTGTTTTAATTCATCCACTGAACTCGGACGGACAGAGTTGACAACCAGCTTGAAGCCATCGACCTGCTTCGCATTCTCCACCCAGTTGTCGATTGACTGCGTCGACGATTGCATGCGAGATTTTTGTAACTCTTTTTCCAGTTGCTTCTTCTCTTCGAGCACTGCCGAGATTTTTCCTGTCAATTCATTTTCCGGCGCGTTGAGCAAATCGGACATTTCTCGAAGAATTTCGCGCTCCTTGACCATTTGCAAATAAGCCTCTTCGCCGGTCACCGCCTCGATTCTGCGAATGCCCGCTGCTACGCTGGACTCGGAAACAATTCTGAACGAGCCGATTTGTCCGGTGTTCGTTACGTGGGTGCCGCCGCAGAGTTCCATGCTGAAATCATCGATTTTGACTACGCGCACCTGATCGCCGTATTTCTCGCCGAACAAGGCAGTAGCGCCCATTTTTTTCGCTTCATCAAATGATTTGTGAAACACTTCCACAGACATATTTTCCAGAATTTTATCATTGACTATTTTCTCGATAACGCTCAACTGCTCCTGTGAAATGCGCTCGAAATGCGTCAAATCAAATCGCAGTCTGAAAGGCGTCACCAGCGAGCCGGACTGATTCACATGATTTCCGAGCACCTTGCGCAGTGCCGCTTGCAGCAAATGCGTCGCCGTGTGATTTCGCGCCGTGCTCATTCGTTGATTCCGTTTCACCTTGGCAAGCACAATCGGATTTTTTACGGAATCAGGAAATTCCCCTTTGGCGATGTGAACAATTTTATCGCCTTGCTTCACAGTGTTTTCCACAGCAAGCACAAAACCATCGCCCTGAATTTCGCCGACATCTCCGACCTGGCCGCCTGATTCGGCATAAAACGGCGTTTTGTCCAAAACCAAATAGACGTAATTCATTTCCTGTTTGAACAGACGAATGTTAGCGTCGCTTTCCAATTTCTTGTAACCGACGAACTCAGAATCTTTGCCATCGCCGAGTTTTGTCCAGTCGTCCCAATTCACGTCCAGACCATAATCCCATTTCCCGGCTTTTCGGGCGCGCTCGCGCTGTTTTTCCATTTCCCGCTCGAACCCGGCTTCGTCGATGGTCATATTTTTTTCTTCCGCCATCAGCCGCGTCAAGTCCAGGGGGAAACCAAACGTATCATACAAGCGAAAGGCGTCCTCTCCGGAAATTTGTTTCACGTCTTTTTTATTGTATTCCGCGACTAATTTTTCAAACAAATCAATGCCCCGATCCAAAGTGTGGCCGAAGGATTCTTCTTCCGACTTGATGACCATGGAAATGTATTGGTGTTTTTCTTTAATTTCCGGAAAAGCATCGCCCATGATATCCACCACCGTCGGAACCAGACGGTAAATGACCGGCTCACGCAAATCAAGCGTTCTCGCGTAACGAGCCGCACGCCGCAAAATTCTCCGCAGCACGTAGCCGCGCCCCTCGTTAGACGGCAGAGCGCCGTCGCCAATGGCGAAAGTCAACGCGCGAACGTGATCCGCAATGACGCGGTGCGCCATGCCGTCACTTCCGTCGTGGTAGGCTTTGCCGGAAAATTCAGCAATCTTTTCGATGATGGGCGTGAATAAATCCGTGTCATAATTCGAACGCACCTTCTGCATAACAGCCACAATACGCTCGAATCCCATTCCGGTATCGACATGCTTGGAAGGAAGTTCAACCAACGAGCCGTCGTTTTCCCGATTGTACTGGATGAACACCAAATTCCACAATTCGATGTAACGAGCGCAGCCGCCATTTACAGCGCACACATGACCTTCGACGTGCTTTTTATCGCAGGCGTCGGGCCCCAGATCAATGTGAATTTCCGAGCAAGGGCCGCAAGGGCCGACTTCTCCCATTTCCCAGAAATTGTCCTTTTCATCATATCGGGCAATGTGCGTCGGATCAATGTCCGTCACCTGCCGCCACAATTTTTCGGCTTCATCGTCTTCACGAAAAACCGTGGCGTAGAGTTTATCCTTCGGTAATTTCCAGACCTCCGTCAACAACTCCCACGCCCAGCCAATGGCTTCCTTTTTATAATAATCGCCAAACGACCAGTTGCCCAGCATTTCGAAAAAAGTGTGGTGGTAAGTGTCCTTTCCCACTTCTTCGAGATCGTTGTGTTTGCCGCTGACGCGAATACATTTTTGCGTATTTGCCGCGCGTTTGTAATCGCGTTTTTCAATGCCCAGAAAAATATTTTTGAATTGATTCATGCCGGCGTTGGTAAAAAGCAGCGTCGGGTCTTCAAAGGGAACAACCGACGAGCTCGGTACGAATTTATGACCATTATTTTTAAAAAAATCAATAAACGATTGTCTGATTTCTTTCGATGTCATTACTTCACCTTATTAACTGTTTACGTTTCAGAAATTTCCTCATCTATTTCCTGCCAGTGTTCCAGCACATAAGAGACAACGTCCCAACTGAAACCCCGGCGCGCTAAAAAATCACTCACTTTCTTTTTCGCTTTTGCTTCTTCAAGACTTTTAAATTGACGCTTCTTTTTATTTGCCAGTTGCAACGCTACCTGAAATTCGTCTTTTTCCCGATAAATTTCAGCAATTGTTTTTTCAATTAATTCTTCGGCGATGCCTTTTTGTTTGAGCTCTCTTTTGAGCAAAAATTTGCCCATGGGTTTTGTCGCCATTTTTGTCCGGGCAAAAAGCCGGGCAAACTTTTTATCATCAATCAAACCCAATCGTTGCAAATCACTCATCACCAGCTCAACAATTTTTTCTTCGTAGCCGACGTCGAGCAATCGGCGGCGCATTTCGTATTCGCTACGGTCGCGATGGGACAAAATTTTTATGGCGCGATCAAACGCCTTTTTCTTTTCTTCGGCGAAAATAATTTTTTCAATTTGCTCATCATCTAAAACATCCCCCTTTTTTAAACCAAATTTAAAAACCACATCCTGATGCAAACCAAAGCCAAATTCTCCGTCCAAAAAAATCGAACAGCGGTTTTTGCGCTTTTTCTGGACAACGATCTGAGTGACTGTTCTTTCTTTGCTCTCGGCCATGGTTCAAATTCGATTTTCAGGCTAATTTTTCAAGCAATTGAAATTACTTTTCTTCTTCTTTCGGCTGAGACTTTTCATCTTCTTCCACAGGAATAATTCCCAGCGCCTTGCGGACCTTTACCTCAATATCCTGAAAAATATCCGGATTTTCCTGCAAAAATCGCTTCACATTTTCCCTGCCCTGTCCCAGGCGCTCATTTCCGTAGGAATACCAGGTGCCGCTTTTTTCAATAATATCGTGTTCCACGGCAACATCGACGACATCGCCTTCTTTGGAAATGCCTGTGCCGTACATGATGTCAAACTCCGCCGTGCGGAACGGAGGGGCCACTTTGTTTTTGACGACCTTGACTCGGGTGCGATTTCCGATCACATTTTCGCGATCTTTGATAGCGGCA
This genomic interval from Calditrichota bacterium contains the following:
- a CDS encoding tetratricopeptide repeat protein, which gives rise to MKIPFFLVIVIAIGLFFSCQSDVGTEPSNYSPEKLTADGWTQFENGEYTLALNNFKEAIRASDTYVDAYNGAGWTNARQQNLSDAASYFSQCLNLDANYNDALAGNSFLAHARKDYQTAVQDGNKVVANDPNWDFSHDANIDIVDVYLVLAESYFALQDFTNSLLQVQKIDPTFSVDVSTYEGKAKLADKIEALRNG
- the rlmB gene encoding 23S rRNA (guanosine(2251)-2'-O)-methyltransferase RlmB codes for the protein MEIVYGKNPIREALAAKKPLNKIFVLRGKKSPSDMKIIQQARQAKIPVREVDRQKLIELVGHDGHQGFVALTVDVQYSELEDIFSLAEQREEKPLIALLDEIQDPHNLGAIIRSAEALGFHGIVIPKDRSAGLSATVMKTSAGAASHLPIVRVTNLARTMDELKSAGIWIVGADQDAEQTIYAAKFPSSLAVVIGSEGKGLRRLVREKCDFLVRIPLFGKVDSLNASVAAGIIFAEVRKKIEHGFTRI
- a CDS encoding tyrosine protein phosphatase; protein product: MKRALVDLHSHILPGVDDGAENWDQSLKMLQNAANEGIRKILATPHILSEPHFREENKIVNIYEELKKRVREQGIKIEIFLACEIMAQPDTSLEHRIATFNDNKKYFLIEFPMNSIPRFVPEKLFEFVTDEKIPIIAHPERNFGFRQRPDFVYDYIQRGNLMQVNEGSLRGRFGKEIQEFAMQMIEHNSVHFVASDGHKVDRRTVTLRECYELVAEEFGKKMANLLFIENPEKAILGEKIEIDEPIPIARQVKKGILRRLKEMRAK
- a CDS encoding geranylgeranylglyceryl/heptaprenylglyceryl phosphate synthase yields the protein MTTWEKLLAIKEQRGAGYIILIDPDKQSAGESISLAKEAETEGADVIFVGGSLLSMPFFDKLIDELKENVTLPVVIFPGGVQQVSPRADAILFMSLISGRNPDFLIGRHVMSAPVIKATGLETIATGYMLIESGISTSAEFMSNTKPIPRDKTQIAIAHSLAAEFLGMKLLYLEAGSGARMPVPDEMISGVAKVCQSPLIVGGGIKSPDVARQKVAAGASFIVTGNVLEGNRRNGMIAEFAKAIHLK
- the alaS gene encoding alanine--tRNA ligase, with the translated sequence MTSKEIRQSFIDFFKNNGHKFVPSSSVVPFEDPTLLFTNAGMNQFKNIFLGIEKRDYKRAANTQKCIRVSGKHNDLEEVGKDTYHHTFFEMLGNWSFGDYYKKEAIGWAWELLTEVWKLPKDKLYATVFREDDEAEKLWRQVTDIDPTHIARYDEKDNFWEMGEVGPCGPCSEIHIDLGPDACDKKHVEGHVCAVNGGCARYIELWNLVFIQYNRENDGSLVELPSKHVDTGMGFERIVAVMQKVRSNYDTDLFTPIIEKIAEFSGKAYHDGSDGMAHRVIADHVRALTFAIGDGALPSNEGRGYVLRRILRRAARYARTLDLREPVIYRLVPTVVDIMGDAFPEIKEKHQYISMVIKSEEESFGHTLDRGIDLFEKLVAEYNKKDVKQISGEDAFRLYDTFGFPLDLTRLMAEEKNMTIDEAGFEREMEKQRERARKAGKWDYGLDVNWDDWTKLGDGKDSEFVGYKKLESDANIRLFKQEMNYVYLVLDKTPFYAESGGQVGDVGEIQGDGFVLAVENTVKQGDKIVHIAKGEFPDSVKNPIVLAKVKRNQRMSTARNHTATHLLQAALRKVLGNHVNQSGSLVTPFRLRFDLTHFERISQEQLSVIEKIVNDKILENMSVEVFHKSFDEAKKMGATALFGEKYGDQVRVVKIDDFSMELCGGTHVTNTGQIGSFRIVSESSVAAGIRRIEAVTGEEAYLQMVKEREILREMSDLLNAPENELTGKISAVLEEKKQLEKELQKSRMQSSTQSIDNWVENAKQVDGFKLVVNSVRPSSVDELKQMGDVLRSKMKTGVGVLGAVVNDKVNFLCVITDDLIKNKNLKAGDIVKKVASIAGGSGGGRPHMALAGAKHVDKLNDALAEVEKIVRDQVEKG